The following proteins are encoded in a genomic region of Rhizobium sp. ZPR4:
- the mnhG gene encoding monovalent cation/H(+) antiporter subunit G, with the protein MSTPFENIPLWAAIPVGGLLVVGAFLTLVGAIGFLRLGTFYERIHAPTLGTSGGIGAIMIASMIFFSIATRTLVIHELLIGIFVTVTTPVTFMLLARAALHRDRAEQNGNVPPKQASSQPEAEQSMP; encoded by the coding sequence ATGAGCACGCCGTTTGAAAACATACCTCTCTGGGCTGCGATCCCCGTTGGCGGACTTCTCGTGGTCGGCGCCTTCCTGACGCTCGTCGGTGCGATCGGGTTTCTGAGGCTTGGAACATTCTACGAGCGCATCCACGCGCCGACGCTCGGAACGAGCGGCGGTATCGGTGCGATCATGATCGCATCGATGATCTTCTTTTCGATCGCAACGCGGACGCTCGTTATTCATGAACTGCTGATCGGCATTTTCGTAACGGTCACGACGCCGGTCACCTTCATGCTGCTCGCTCGTGCGGCGCTGCATCGCGATCGTGCCGAGCAGAACGGCAACGTCCCGCCAAAGCAGGCTTCGAGCCAGCCAGAGGCTGAGCAGTCAATGCCATAG
- a CDS encoding Na/Pi cotransporter family protein has protein sequence MTGSLVILELMGHVALLLWGMRMVQGGIEKAFGSDLRRVLGRALRNRLVAVAAGAGVTMLLQSSTATVMMVTSFAARGAVALVPALAVMLGANVGTALIVKALSFDVSFISPLLLLAGYVAFRRGPKGRVRQLGRVGIGLGLMLLALHDLVQTIQPVSTAPALRSILDAITGDPVLDILLAAALTFAAHSSVAVMLLLVGLAAGNVVTPTAGLALVLGANLGGALPPVFETNAANPANRRVPMGNLLFRAIGCIVVLPFLQPLADILQKHTADPASMLTNFHLAFNAALAIACVGLLGPTQALLIKLFPEKIKPVGDAARPLFLDKSVLETPYLALASAAREILRMGDLVEALLRLVPADLARPDKQATSQAIRLGRELDMLHEAVKAYLARLEPSELTDRDASRLSDVIEFAVNLGHAGDILERCLEQITRRAEGTINAADHAALQTMQAEVAADLRLALSTLTTEDLRSAQELVDAKRHLNEAERSATREHLARLGGANPVLLGSSGLFLATLRDLKLVNSHFASIGYAVLGAEDIGASRALQEDADKASVV, from the coding sequence ATGACCGGTAGTCTCGTCATCCTGGAACTTATGGGGCATGTCGCACTTCTCCTCTGGGGAATGCGCATGGTGCAAGGCGGCATTGAAAAGGCCTTCGGCTCCGACCTGAGACGCGTTCTTGGCCGTGCGCTGCGCAATCGCCTGGTGGCCGTTGCCGCCGGCGCGGGTGTGACGATGCTGCTCCAGAGCAGCACAGCGACTGTCATGATGGTGACCTCCTTTGCAGCACGTGGCGCGGTCGCCCTCGTGCCGGCTCTGGCGGTCATGCTGGGCGCCAATGTCGGCACGGCACTGATCGTCAAGGCGCTCTCCTTCGATGTCTCCTTCATCTCACCCTTGCTGCTTCTTGCAGGTTATGTCGCCTTCAGGCGTGGTCCGAAAGGGCGCGTGCGCCAGCTCGGGCGTGTCGGCATCGGGCTTGGCTTGATGCTGCTTGCCCTGCATGATCTCGTGCAGACGATCCAGCCGGTCAGCACCGCGCCCGCGCTGCGAAGCATCCTTGACGCGATTACCGGCGATCCCGTACTCGACATATTGCTGGCGGCAGCGCTGACATTCGCAGCGCATTCCAGCGTCGCCGTGATGCTGTTGCTGGTAGGTCTTGCCGCCGGTAACGTCGTGACGCCGACCGCTGGCCTTGCATTGGTTCTTGGTGCCAATCTCGGTGGTGCGCTGCCTCCGGTCTTCGAAACGAATGCGGCCAATCCGGCCAACCGCCGCGTGCCGATGGGTAATCTCCTGTTCCGCGCGATCGGCTGTATCGTCGTCTTGCCCTTTCTGCAGCCTCTTGCGGATATCCTGCAGAAGCACACGGCGGACCCGGCATCGATGCTGACAAACTTCCATCTGGCCTTCAATGCTGCGCTGGCTATTGCCTGCGTCGGCCTGCTCGGTCCGACCCAGGCGCTATTGATCAAATTGTTTCCCGAGAAGATCAAGCCGGTGGGAGATGCGGCACGCCCGCTCTTTCTGGACAAGTCGGTGCTGGAAACGCCTTATCTCGCCCTTGCCAGCGCGGCGCGGGAGATCTTGCGCATGGGCGATCTGGTCGAGGCGCTTCTTCGCCTGGTTCCGGCCGATCTCGCCCGTCCCGACAAGCAGGCGACGTCACAAGCCATTCGGCTAGGCAGGGAACTCGACATGCTGCATGAGGCCGTCAAGGCCTATCTTGCCCGGCTCGAGCCGTCGGAGCTGACCGACCGCGATGCCAGCCGCCTGTCCGATGTCATCGAATTCGCGGTCAATCTCGGGCATGCTGGCGATATCCTTGAGCGTTGCCTTGAGCAGATCACGCGGCGGGCCGAGGGAACGATCAACGCGGCCGACCACGCCGCCCTGCAGACCATGCAAGCCGAGGTCGCGGCAGACCTTCGGTTGGCGCTGTCGACCTTGACGACGGAAGATCTGCGCTCGGCACAGGAGCTCGTCGATGCGAAACGGCACCTCAACGAAGCCGAGCGGAGCGCGACGAGGGAGCATCTCGCCCGTCTTGGTGGCGCCAATCCGGTGCTGCTCGGTTCAAGCGGCCTGTTCCTTGCGACTTTGCGCGATCTCAAGCTCGTCAATTCCCATTTTGCCAGCATCGGCTATGCTGTGCTGGGTGCCGAAGATATCGGTGCCAGCCGCGCCTTGCAGGAGGATGCCGACAAGGCAAGCGTGGTCTGA
- a CDS encoding response regulator transcription factor yields the protein MHRLIARPHLCHRIATARAGVIFLRAPAGAGKSALLSMAAEAMGRRICSLQQPRMSDVEDGWLFWDVPVSARSARLSTQVIETISVMVIACRPDQRISGLARFILHRGSATLDAGDLTFSDEELLELPAEEANRLVKDYAGWPVFLPLTRRQDPRLSIDYLRENFLGHLSPGQTALLSIWLETRSPVSSEEWVGLLPPLLVQTPAAHEELLKLLTSAVSERLASFETTVAVIEVASAFEQAGQALDAMSLLLKHGHEAHAAQILERARGLELIYRNSLGTFRDIIMRFSHEMIATNEVVLFAMARTLLKLGELQRVRHLVGKHLGSDYLDPLKVLLRGSRFSFAARTFRLNLMISEDLMPTDAMITRLGEFMADYPMGDYGKWAAYYNALLEFEIRRRNFREAEAAAARALIYLGHMGGQPLLEFFIHLHQTVLRLMSGDVLFARRAVQEARQKLEQVPHAAEAEFRMLRLAEACIAYEAGHPRDLLQFVQSEFDDFAAAEIWPSLMQFALHYASQVLADHFPMVIRPGFLDGLWIHLSEGLQFHAMMEIRTAIAYQNANRWNDAAATLSAVRMRIGRNWVESASEELTRLTRRDEISYAMTWLRDSVRLSTPRPYLSRQIDALIANPKVTNREKVALQLWQSYAAYQRRDNAATRAHLLSALEGATRLGCNGVLSEERIFLSPLLKNQRIRSFIETSSDVRTALSLFASSVNSPQAKALQGGLSQREVQMIQLIASGMSNKRIAHTLNVSEVTVKFHLGNLFRKLGCHRRAEAIRAATALGWL from the coding sequence ATGCACAGACTGATTGCCCGACCTCATCTTTGCCATCGCATCGCTACAGCGCGCGCCGGCGTCATCTTTCTGCGTGCCCCCGCGGGAGCCGGAAAGAGCGCGCTCCTGTCGATGGCCGCCGAAGCGATGGGCCGGCGGATTTGCAGCCTGCAGCAACCGCGCATGAGCGACGTCGAGGATGGATGGCTCTTCTGGGACGTACCGGTTTCAGCTCGATCGGCTCGTCTTTCCACTCAGGTCATCGAGACCATCAGCGTCATGGTCATCGCCTGCCGTCCCGATCAGCGTATCAGCGGGCTGGCGCGGTTCATCCTGCATCGAGGTTCGGCGACGCTCGATGCAGGCGACCTGACATTTTCCGATGAGGAATTACTGGAGCTGCCCGCCGAAGAAGCCAACCGGTTGGTCAAGGATTATGCCGGCTGGCCGGTTTTCCTGCCGCTGACACGCCGGCAAGACCCTCGCCTGTCCATCGATTATCTGCGCGAGAACTTTCTCGGCCACCTTTCGCCAGGGCAGACAGCGCTACTTTCCATCTGGCTCGAAACGCGATCGCCTGTCTCCTCCGAGGAATGGGTAGGGCTTTTACCGCCGCTTCTGGTCCAGACACCGGCCGCGCACGAGGAGTTGCTGAAGCTTCTGACAAGCGCCGTCAGCGAACGCCTGGCAAGCTTCGAAACCACGGTCGCCGTGATCGAAGTAGCCTCTGCTTTCGAGCAGGCGGGACAAGCGCTCGACGCCATGTCGCTGCTCCTCAAGCACGGGCACGAGGCCCATGCGGCGCAGATTCTGGAGCGTGCCCGAGGTCTGGAGCTGATCTATAGAAACAGCCTTGGGACCTTTCGCGACATCATCATGCGTTTTTCCCACGAGATGATCGCAACCAACGAGGTCGTACTTTTCGCCATGGCCCGCACGCTTCTAAAGCTCGGAGAACTGCAACGCGTGCGCCATCTCGTCGGCAAACATCTGGGGTCGGACTATCTCGATCCGCTGAAGGTCTTGCTGCGCGGATCGCGCTTTTCCTTCGCGGCACGAACCTTCCGGCTCAATCTCATGATCTCCGAAGACCTGATGCCGACCGACGCCATGATCACCCGCCTCGGCGAGTTCATGGCGGATTATCCGATGGGCGATTACGGCAAATGGGCCGCCTACTACAACGCCCTGCTGGAATTCGAAATTCGCCGCCGGAATTTCCGCGAAGCGGAGGCCGCCGCCGCCCGCGCCTTGATCTATCTCGGCCATATGGGCGGCCAACCGTTGCTGGAATTCTTCATCCATCTGCATCAGACGGTATTGCGTCTGATGAGCGGCGATGTCCTTTTTGCTCGCCGCGCCGTCCAGGAGGCCCGGCAGAAACTGGAGCAGGTGCCGCACGCGGCGGAGGCGGAATTCCGCATGCTGCGGCTCGCCGAAGCCTGTATCGCCTATGAGGCCGGCCATCCGCGCGATCTCCTCCAATTCGTTCAGAGCGAGTTCGATGATTTTGCTGCTGCAGAAATCTGGCCGAGCCTGATGCAATTCGCTCTTCACTATGCATCACAGGTGCTGGCGGACCACTTTCCGATGGTGATCAGGCCCGGTTTTCTCGACGGGCTCTGGATCCATCTGTCGGAAGGCCTGCAGTTTCACGCCATGATGGAGATTCGCACCGCCATCGCCTATCAGAATGCCAATCGCTGGAACGATGCGGCAGCAACGCTATCCGCTGTCCGTATGCGCATCGGCCGCAACTGGGTCGAAAGCGCCAGCGAGGAACTGACGCGACTGACCAGACGGGACGAGATTTCCTATGCCATGACATGGCTGCGCGACAGCGTGCGTCTGTCGACGCCGCGTCCCTATCTATCGCGCCAGATCGATGCGCTGATCGCCAACCCGAAGGTCACCAATCGCGAAAAGGTCGCGCTCCAGCTCTGGCAAAGCTATGCCGCCTATCAGCGCCGTGACAATGCTGCGACGCGCGCGCATCTGCTGTCGGCGCTTGAAGGCGCCACGCGCCTCGGCTGCAACGGCGTACTCTCTGAAGAGCGGATCTTTCTCTCCCCGCTTCTCAAGAACCAGCGCATCCGCAGCTTCATCGAAACCTCGTCCGATGTCCGCACCGCGCTTTCGCTCTTTGCAAGCTCCGTGAACTCGCCGCAGGCGAAAGCCTTGCAGGGCGGCCTCTCGCAGCGCGAGGTACAGATGATCCAACTGATCGCCAGCGGCATGTCGAACAAGCGCATTGCTCATACCCTCAATGTTTCCGAGGTGACTGTGAAATTTCACCTCGGAAATCTGTTTCGCAAGCTGGGCTGTCATCGCCGCGCCGAAGCGATCCGGGCCGCGACCGCGCTCGGCTGGCTGTGA